The nucleotide window CTGGGAGACCAAGGGCAAATACTCTAATTTCTCTGAGTTTTCTCTAAGAAAGCCAATCCCTGGAACTTCCTGATTCTGCTGGGTATTTCAAGAGTCCTCTCGATCCCCCTGGTATTGAAAGACCCTCCTTCCCCATAAGGACTGCGGCACACTCCAGCCATGCCTGGTTACTTTGCTTTATTTGCAGACTCAAGTTTGCTACATAAATCCATTGCACAGTCCAACACACACATACTTGGCATAAAAGAGAGGACAATACAAAAATACAACTCTTGATAGTAAAAGGAACCGCTCTCAGCTCATCCCAGTCCATCCCAGTGGGAATGCCCATGTTTAAGGTCAAAATAGTGGGGAATTTGGGATGAAGAGGCATGGAGGCCTCAACCAGTGCCATTGCCCCAGTAAGATTCTGGTCTGGGGCTGGAAAGACTTTTCTTGGCAGGGTGACCATTTCTGCCACCTTCAGATTCGGTCACTTCCTCTttcaggaagggggagagaagctCCCCAGGGCACGGGAGGCCCTCCATAAAGAACTAGAGTAGGGCTACCCAGTCAAAGCCAAAGCCATTTCCAATCTGGGGTATCTGCCTCTGGGTACCCCTGATTGGAGGGTAAGAGACTCAGAATAAATCTGCCTCTTAGagaaggacaggaggagaggggaagagagattgAAGATATTCTGCTTGGCCCTCTTTTTAGCAGATTCCAGAAATGTTCTGGGGATGCCATCCCTGGTCCCACAAGCTAGGCTTGTGTCCACCTAGTCCACCTAGCCCCTTGGGTGTAGGGAGCTTGAATCCCAGCACTCTGAGGGAAGTCAGAGCAGGCCCCAGTCCACTGAACAGGAAATCTGAAGGGCTAGCGTTTCTGCAAAGGTGGCCAGATCCTTGGAGCAGTAAGAAGTTCTCTGGTCCTTGGTGTGTTAACCAGCGCAGAGGCTCAAAATGGTTGGGCACAAAGTTGTAGGAGAAATGAGACCCATACTGAGCCTTCTGGGACAGAACAAGAGATGGCAGTCAGTACCCTGGGCTGCATGTGGACCTTCCAGGTGATGAGGTGGGACATCTGGCAGAGAAGCAGTGCTGGAGAACAAAGGAGGCAGGATGAGCCTGGGGCCCCCGCCTCTCCTTGTCCCAGGCACTACTTAAATCATTGTGGTGCTTAACCCCAGGCCTTTGGGCTGAGAGATGCTAAAGAATGTGTCTCTGTCTTGCTTCATTGTATCTGAGAACACGGAGAGCATGTCATGCTCCTGAGACTGCTAGACACTCCACAGGGTGTGTGGCAGGGGACAAAGGTGGGaactgttgggggggggggggcagcacagCCAGCAGTCCATAACCCCAGCCTCAGTGTCTTGGCACACAGCTGTCATTGGAGCCCCTGGCATTTTAACCATGAACACATGTGctcatgtgtgcacgtgcacacacacacacacacacacaatccctgGGTTCTGCGTCCAGTGCTTCTGGGCAGTTGGAAACAGAAAACTAATTAGGAGGACCTGTGTGTTGGGAACTCTGTCAGACACACTGGCTTTAGGCTTCTGTCCTGACATGGAACTTTCAGTACTGGCTGTTTGAAAGGACCACAGACATGGCCCCAGGGAGCCCCAGAGAGCCCTGGGATTTGTCTTCTATCAGTCCTGGGGCTTGGGGAATCTGCTCAACTCTCCTTCTGAACGTGAGACCTGCCTGGAGCTGGGGTCTCTCCTCTGCTGTCACTCCCTTCACCGTCCCCCACCAGACACTCCCAGTGCCcagccacctccccacctcccttgtCCCCACCCAAGCTCCTGGCAGGTCCTCTTCCCACAAGCGGTGTGGCCCAGCTGTAACAATGACAATACAGCTTCATGTGTTGTGTCTCCAGGAGGCACCGGCGCATTTGGACTGGTGTCATCTGTGACAATGGCACTGCAAGTTTCTGGCACCCGTGCACCCAGATACCCACCGTCATCTCCCAATCCCCATCCTCCATGTCCTCACACTCTGCCccgccactcccccagcttgtctTCGAGAACCTCCTGGAGGTGACAGGTCGCCGTCCTCTCCTCCCCAGAAGCCCAGCCGGCAGCAGACCACACCCACGAACCGTCGGGGCTCATCCCCACCGGGCTCAGCAAGCTGGAGCGGGCTCCCCCGGGACCAGAGAGGTCTCGCCGCGGCCGCGGCCCCGGCCCCGTCGTTCCCTCCAGCAGAAACAGGCACCTGCACTGGGCAAAGCGGGGCGGCCGGCGGAGCACAAGCTCGGGCCTCAGCGGGCCCCCCACGGCGGGCCCCCCGCTAGACCAAGCCGCCCATGGGGGACCCCCCCGCTCCGGGCGAGTTCGGGGCCTGGAAGGTCGAGTGGAGCCGGGTCAAGAGCTCGGGCTCGTCGCTCTTCCCCGAGGCCTCGGCGGCGCCCAGNAGCACAAGCTCGGGCCTCAGCGGGCCCCCCACGGCGGGCCTCCCGCTAGACCAAGCCGCCCGTGGGGGACCCCCCCGCTCCGGGCGAGTTCGGGGCCTGGAAGGTCGAGTGGAGCCGGGTCAAGAGTTCGGGCTCGTCGCTCTTCCCCGAGGCCTCGGCCGCGCCCAGCGGGTAGGCCTCCCGCGCACGGCCCGGCCCGGCGCAGGTGAGCAAGGCCAGGCAGGCGCCGCGCAGGCGGCCCAGGTCCCGGTGCGTGGACTCGCTGACGAAGCAGTAGAGCACGGGGTCGGCCACGCAGTTGAAGCTGGTGAGCAGCAGGGAGAAGTGGTAGGCGTTGAAGACGGCCTTGGCGAACTGGCAGCTGGCCTCCCAGAGGCTGCGCACGAGCAGCAGCGCGTGGTAGGGCAGGAAGCAGGCCAGGAAGATGACCACGGTGCTGAGCACCAGCCGCTGGATCTGGTCCTTGCGGCTCTTCTGCGTGCCGTGGCTGCGGCGCACGGCGCGCAGGATGCCGCGGTAGGAGGCCAGCAGCAGGCCGAGCGGGAAGAGGAAGCCCACCAGGAAACGGTAGTAGTTGATGCCGCGCTGCCATGGCTGCAGGGGGTAGTGCTCGAAGCAGACGCGGTGCCGGTCCCCGTCCTCCACCACCTCCTTGTGCATGAGGAAGTAGACGCTGGTCAGCAGCTCCTTGGCCCAGATGAGCGCGCTGACGCCCACGGCCGCCTTGAGCGTGCGGAACTGGTGGAAGCGGAAGGGGTGCGCCACGGCCAGGTAGCGGTCGATGGAGATGCAGCAGAGGAAGCCCACGCTGATGTAGATGTTCTCGTAGAGCAGGATGCCGCACACCTGGCAGGACAGGTCCCCGTGCGACCAGTGGTCGTGCTGCAGCACGTACTGCAGCCAGAAGGGCAGCGAGCAGATATAGAAGAGGTCGGCCACCGTCAGGTTGCACAGGTACACGCCCAGCTCGTTCCGCGCCCTGATCTGCAGGTAGCCGAAGTACAGGGACAGGCAGTTGGCCGGGAAGCCCACCACCAGCACCGCCACGTAGACCACGGGGGCCAGCGTCTGGTGGATGGTGTGGTCGATGGCGCACAGCGAGGTGTTCTCCGCGGTGACGTTCCCCATCTTGGGGCCTCAGGGCGCCTCACCCCTCATGGGCTCAGGGAACCGGCCGGGCTCTCCACTGCCATCTTGTTCGTGGGGCGCGGCTCAAGCTGGGCCTCTGCGGCGGCGGGTAAGCCCCTGAAAGGCAAAGGCAGGAAAGGCTCGGGATGAGAGCAGCTAACGTTCATGGAGCGCTTCCTGTGTGTCTAAGTGACTCGCTTCGTGGAGAAGATGGACCAACTTCAACTCAACTCGACCATCTAGTTGACCATCTTGGTCAGGCACCAAGACACGAAGTGGCAGTTtctgcctccccatcccctcccctggcttcctgtcccttgtttgtttttctggtctctcAGGGCAGCAAGCAAGGCTAGGAGCTCTTGTGAGCGCAGGGCTAACCCAAGCCCCGTCTCCAAGGGACACTCAAGGTAAAGAGCAATTCCAGCCCACACACAGCAGTGAGGACCCCGGCCACTCTCCCTACAACAGCACTACGCATCATTCACGTTTTTCCTACTTGCTCCCAGGAATGTACCGGGTCAGTTAGCACTGAGGCCACAGCCCCCTCTGGGGGCCTTTCCAGACGGCCTGGAAGGGGCCCGACCTTGCCGCATCCTATTGTGCTCTGGCCAGAAACAAAGACCTTGCTTCCCACGGGGCATTGCCTGGACTCCTGGGTGTGCATCAGGAGCTGCTCGCTCACCTCCCCTCCGTGGAATTGAGGACCCCACGTGGGGAACGGCACAAGGAACCAATAGAAATGAACACCAGGCCAGGATCAGCCACTTACGGGTGATGCAAGTGATTTCCCCTCTCTGAGtgtcagtgtcctcatctgtcatGTGGGCACAGAAACACCTGCCCTCAGGTCAGTATCAGGGCCACGTAAAATGATGGGTGCCCAAATCCACGTCATTGTTTTGCCAGAGGCAAGGAGGCAGAGTAAAAGACGGTAAGTCTTATGATGAAAAGCTCGTATTGTTGAGAATTTAACCAGGAGAATGCTACTGCTATGTACACGGATACATTTGAACAAGATAGAACAGCGGTTTCTGTTGTAAGCCcactttataaattaatatatcaaAACGAAAGGCCTGAGCTACTCTATTGATTGAACTCTTCTGTCTCCACTGAAAAATCTCACTGCCTCTAAATCAGAACTtctcaattttttgtttgtttaaaaatcatcctcccaggggcgcctgggtggcacagcggttaagcgtctgccttcggctcagggcatgatcccggcattatgggatcgagccccacgtcaggctcctccactatgagcctgcttcttcctctcccactccccctgcttgtgttccctctctcgctggctgtctctatctctgtcgaataaataaataaaatctttaaaaaaaaaaaaaaagaatcatcctCCCAGAGAGACtcattagatatttttttctcctgcccaccccctttccatgaaattttaataccccAAATATATTACACATCTGTTTATGTACTGTGGCCCTTTGAAGGGTGACAAATCGTTGTCATAGCTAAGGTTTTTCACCCCACCCAAGAACCAATTTCACCCCCAGCCTTGAGCATGTGCAGTCTATATGGTTGCAAATTCTGAGTGCGTGAAGTTTGAATTATGCTGTTTTGAAGTATCTGCAGATTCACCCGCCCTTTGCCCCGTCTCTCCACCACAGTCAAGCTGCTACTCAGGGACCCAGAAGGGAGACCCCTCAGAGTCTGCCGGCAGCCACCTCACCGCCTGCTGACCACGGCCCTTCCCTCCACCGCCTCCCCTCTGCAGCTCTGTTGTGGCTCTTGCCTGGCCCTGTGGCCCCTGGAGCCGGGGCTCAGCCTGGAAGTGGGTGCAGCGTGCTGGGAAGGGGCTCAGAGACACCCAGCCCAGCAGTTCCAGTCCTGGGGTGCATGGGGGGTAAACTTGAGGGATTCCCCTACAACTCCCTGCCCAATCTTGTAAATACGTGAGTATGGGCATTCTCCCTGGGAAGGTATCCTGTAACTTTCATAAGGGTCCCTAAACAGGCAAGAGATGGCTCTACCAAAGCCACCCTCCTCAGCTGGGCTCCCTGTGGCTCCCTCCAGagccacccttccccaccccagctctcccaTTCATGCTCCCGCCCGTGACCAACGTGGAAGCCACAGCCCTCTTTCTATAATACAACCAggtcctcttcttccttccttaaaaGCCACTGAAATGGCTTCTTATCACACCTACAGTAAAACTCAAACTCCATACAGGACCTACAAGGCTCAGCATGATCTGGCCCCAGCTCCCTTGGCCTCGCCCACCACCGCCACGCACGAGCCACAAAGGCCAGCTGTCTGTGGCTCGGGCCTCAGGCCTTGGCTGCATAGTGCCTGCCTCTCAGGAGAGCTGTCCCCTGCCGTCCTCCCACCTCCACTCAGGGCTGGCTCCTTTTATGCCAGACCTCAGCTGACCACCCCACATAAGCAGCCCCTCCCCGGCCACCCTCACACCTCCTGTTTGACTGCTCCTCAGAGCCCCCAGCAGCTTTCAGATTGTTCTTGTCGGTTTGCTTCTCTGCGGCCGCTGATCTGTCTCCTCCGTGAGAATGCGAATCCCAAGAGGCCAGAGGCCAGGTGCGccttgaacagtgcctggcacttcgCACGCACTCACGAACGCTTCTGCAGGGAACAAGTGAAGGCCAccgccccattttacaggtgaggaaaccaaggttgCCCAAAGCCGGACAGAGGAAGAAAGCCTGGGTCTCCCTGCTGCatgccccacctccctgccttctgCCAGCCAGTCCCCACCTGAGACTCACTCCCAACCTCTCAGTCTCCAGAAGAGCAGGACCCCCGGCCGGGCTTAGCTCCCCATCCTCCCCAGGACACAAGCCTGGAAGCTcagtggtggtggaggtggaggggagtgCTTCTTGGTGTTTTAAACGGTGGTTAAATACAGATAACATACAAATGACCGTGTTTAGCACTTTAAAGCGTATGATTACTCACGCTGTCCAGCAACCAGCACCACcgtccgtctccagaactttttcgtcttcccaaacagaaactctgtccccatgaaacactaactccccatccccctctccccccccaagTCCACGGCACCCGccattctgctctctgtttctggGAGTGTGACTATTCTCGGGCCCTCGTCTAAGGGAAATCGTTCAGGGTTTGTCCTTtggtggctggcttatttcacttagcaaaatgtcccCGAGATGCATTCATGTTGTAGCAAtcgcagaatttccttcctttttaaggctgaataatattctattgtatgtgtttactatattttgtttttccatacaCTTGTCAGTGAACACTTGAGTTGTTTCTGCCCTACCTACTGGCTCTGgggaataatgctgctgtgaacatgggtgtacgtTTATCTGTTTGCGtccctgatttcagttcttttgggtagatacccagaagtggaattactggatcatatggtcgttctatttttaattttttgaggaactgccgttctgtttttcacagcagctgcaccattttatattcccgcCAACGGTGCACAAgggcattttcttgttttttgcttttttgtgcaTTTTGGTTTTGCTTATATGTTTTGAAGGTGAGAGCaagggaaaaggggcagaggaggcCTGTGACCCCGAAACTCTGCCCATAGCCCAGTGTGTCAAACTG belongs to Ailuropoda melanoleuca isolate Jingjing chromosome 14, ASM200744v2, whole genome shotgun sequence and includes:
- the GPR68 gene encoding ovarian cancer G-protein coupled receptor 1 isoform X2, whose translation is MGNVTAENTSLCAIDHTIHQTLAPVVYVAVLVVGFPANCLSLYFGYLQIRARNELGVYLCNLTVADLFYICSLPFWLQYVLQHDHWSHGDLSCQVCGILLYENIYISVGFLCCISIDRYLAVAHPFRFHQFRTLKAAVGVSALIWAKELLTSVYFLMHKEVVEDGDRHRVCFEHYPLQPWQRGINYYRFLVGFLFPLGLLLASYRGILRAVRRSHGTQKSRKDQIQRLVLSTVVIFLACFLPYHALLLVRSLWEASCQFAKAVFNAYHFSLLLTSFNCVADPVLYCFVSESTHRDLGRLRGACLALLTCAGPGRAREAYPLGAAEASGKSDEPELLTRLHSTFQAPNSPGAGGSPMGGLV
- the GPR68 gene encoding ovarian cancer G-protein coupled receptor 1 isoform X1, translated to MGNVTAENTSLCAIDHTIHQTLAPVVYVAVLVVGFPANCLSLYFGYLQIRARNELGVYLCNLTVADLFYICSLPFWLQYVLQHDHWSHGDLSCQVCGILLYENIYISVGFLCCISIDRYLAVAHPFRFHQFRTLKAAVGVSALIWAKELLTSVYFLMHKEVVEDGDRHRVCFEHYPLQPWQRGINYYRFLVGFLFPLGLLLASYRGILRAVRRSHGTQKSRKDQIQRLVLSTVVIFLACFLPYHALLLVRSLWEASCQFAKAVFNAYHFSLLLTSFNCVADPVLYCFVSESTHRDLGRLRGACLALLTCAGPGRAREAYPLGAAEASGKSDEPELLTRLHSTFQAPNSPGAGGSPTGGLV